One genomic region from Euzebya tangerina encodes:
- a CDS encoding acyl-CoA dehydrogenase family protein — MDFTLDRAAQDAQAEARDLAAVVAPLAVEADGMSTLHMGVLDALRDSRLCELTVPAQWGGRHAEVDPVAVCVAREVLMATSSHLDSLFALQGIGSYAISRAGTDEQQAHWLPRVATAEVLAGLALTEPEAGSDLRGMETTVTAEGDSLVVDGPKSWISNGGVAGFYTVLGREALGDGGEGMSLILVPADAAGVSTGPTPEIIAPHVLGEVTLDGVRLGADARIGQPGEGLSHVLATLAVFRVSVAGAAVGLAQRALEEATRHAATREQFGRPLARLGAVASLLADSWADVEQARLITYRAAHLAREDPAAALPHSSMAKLAASEAAGRVVDRCVQVMGRWGLVKDSQIERLYRQARPMRIYEGASEVLRLGIAKGLVDEVMSGRGSVGEASGGGPA; from the coding sequence ATGGACTTCACGTTGGATCGCGCGGCGCAGGATGCGCAGGCTGAAGCGCGCGACTTGGCAGCGGTGGTGGCCCCGTTGGCGGTCGAGGCCGACGGCATGAGCACCCTGCACATGGGGGTCTTGGACGCACTCCGGGACAGCCGGCTGTGCGAGCTGACGGTCCCCGCCCAGTGGGGTGGCCGGCACGCCGAGGTCGACCCGGTAGCCGTCTGCGTCGCGCGGGAGGTGCTGATGGCGACGTCCTCGCACCTGGACTCGCTGTTCGCACTCCAGGGGATCGGCAGCTACGCGATCAGCCGGGCGGGGACCGACGAGCAGCAAGCGCACTGGCTGCCGCGGGTCGCGACAGCGGAGGTGCTGGCGGGCCTGGCGCTGACCGAGCCGGAGGCCGGCTCGGACCTCCGGGGCATGGAGACCACGGTCACCGCCGAGGGGGACAGCCTGGTGGTCGACGGCCCGAAGTCGTGGATCTCCAACGGCGGGGTTGCCGGCTTCTACACCGTGCTGGGGCGGGAGGCGCTCGGCGACGGGGGCGAGGGCATGTCGCTGATCCTGGTCCCCGCGGACGCGGCGGGGGTCTCGACCGGCCCGACCCCGGAGATCATCGCACCCCACGTCCTGGGCGAGGTGACCCTCGACGGGGTCAGGCTCGGGGCCGACGCGCGGATCGGCCAGCCAGGCGAGGGGCTGTCCCACGTCCTGGCCACGCTGGCCGTCTTCCGGGTGTCGGTCGCGGGGGCCGCCGTCGGGCTTGCGCAGCGGGCGCTGGAGGAGGCGACCCGCCACGCCGCGACTCGCGAGCAGTTCGGCCGGCCCCTGGCCAGGTTGGGGGCGGTGGCGAGCCTCCTGGCCGACAGCTGGGCGGATGTGGAGCAGGCCCGGCTGATCACCTACCGGGCAGCGCACCTCGCGCGGGAGGATCCGGCGGCAGCGCTCCCCCACTCCTCCATGGCCAAGCTCGCGGCGTCGGAGGCCGCCGGGCGCGTGGTCGACCGCTGCGTGCAGGTGATGGGCCGCTGGGGGCTGGTCAAGGACAGCCAGATCGAGCGGCTGTACCGGCAAGCCAGGCCGATGCGGATCTACGAGGGCGCCTCGGAGGTCCTGCGCCTGGGGATCGCGAAGGGGTTAGTGGACGAGGTGATGTCGGGTCGCGGTTCGGTCGGCGAGGCCTCGGGCGGTGGTCCTGCGTGA
- a CDS encoding AMP-binding protein: MAGQTGAADVTPATYPPFEPSTAERELWTLPAVLHEQARTHADAEAIRVPEEGVSLTYAEVLDKATRIAQRLLAVAEPGDRVLIMAPNSLAYLLTWFGAALAGMVEVPLNTAYEGSFLEHQVGTAAPTVAVVDAPFADRFVASRSACQSITTFFVVGEHPNAACSTLADAGWEARPWDSLTTAGVEPAAPTLPDVGPTDLAAIFFTSGTTGPSKGVMMPHAHMWFFADECVHLTQLTDRDVYLASGPLFHGNAQFLACLPALIAGATFVLQRRFSASGWTEWIRDSGATVTNFVGVMMDFVWQQPPAPDDADNRLRCVFAAPTATYVDAFRERFGVEAFVEVFGLTETAMPIMTPYGADRPAGAAGLHVSQWFDIRLVDPETDREVAVGEVGELLVRSREPWTSCLGYYREAERTVEAFRNLWFHTGDGLRRDADGWYYFVDRLKDALRRRGENISSYEVEAPIREHPGVADVAVIAVPADVEAGEDEVMAVVVAEDPSLDAADLWAWCDRRIPDFAVPRYLRFVDALPLTPSEKVRKVVLRDAGVTGDTVDRGARHETAGGVGEAVAGG, encoded by the coding sequence GTGGCCGGGCAGACAGGCGCCGCCGACGTGACCCCCGCGACCTACCCACCCTTCGAGCCGTCCACGGCCGAGCGCGAGCTGTGGACCCTGCCAGCCGTGCTCCACGAGCAGGCCCGGACCCACGCCGACGCCGAGGCCATCCGGGTGCCGGAGGAGGGCGTGTCCCTCACCTACGCCGAGGTCCTGGACAAGGCGACCCGGATCGCGCAGCGGTTGCTGGCCGTTGCCGAGCCCGGTGACCGGGTCCTCATCATGGCCCCCAACAGCCTGGCCTACCTGCTCACGTGGTTCGGCGCGGCGCTGGCCGGGATGGTCGAGGTCCCCCTCAACACCGCCTACGAGGGCTCTTTCCTCGAGCACCAGGTCGGGACGGCCGCACCCACCGTGGCGGTGGTGGACGCCCCCTTCGCCGACCGGTTCGTGGCCAGCCGGTCGGCCTGTCAGTCCATCACCACCTTCTTCGTCGTCGGGGAGCACCCTAACGCGGCGTGTTCGACGCTGGCCGATGCGGGCTGGGAGGCGCGACCCTGGGACTCGCTCACGACCGCCGGCGTGGAACCAGCGGCGCCAACGCTCCCCGACGTGGGACCGACGGATCTGGCGGCGATCTTCTTCACCTCCGGCACCACGGGACCCTCCAAGGGCGTGATGATGCCCCACGCCCACATGTGGTTCTTCGCCGACGAGTGCGTCCACCTGACCCAGCTGACGGACCGCGACGTCTACCTCGCCTCCGGACCGTTGTTCCACGGCAACGCCCAGTTCCTGGCCTGCCTGCCCGCGCTGATCGCGGGGGCGACGTTCGTCCTCCAGCGGCGGTTCTCGGCCTCCGGCTGGACCGAGTGGATTCGCGACTCCGGCGCCACCGTCACCAACTTCGTCGGCGTGATGATGGACTTCGTCTGGCAGCAGCCCCCAGCGCCGGACGACGCCGACAACCGCCTCCGGTGTGTCTTCGCCGCCCCGACGGCCACCTACGTCGACGCCTTCCGCGAGCGCTTCGGCGTCGAGGCCTTCGTCGAGGTCTTCGGCCTGACCGAGACGGCCATGCCGATCATGACCCCCTACGGCGCCGACCGGCCAGCCGGCGCTGCGGGGCTGCACGTCTCGCAGTGGTTCGACATCCGCCTGGTCGATCCCGAGACCGACCGTGAGGTCGCGGTCGGCGAGGTCGGGGAGTTGCTGGTGCGCTCGCGTGAGCCGTGGACCTCGTGCCTCGGCTACTACCGCGAGGCCGAGCGGACCGTCGAGGCGTTTCGCAATCTCTGGTTCCACACGGGAGACGGGCTCAGGCGGGACGCCGACGGCTGGTACTACTTCGTCGACCGGCTGAAGGATGCGCTGCGCCGCCGAGGTGAGAACATCTCGAGCTACGAGGTCGAGGCCCCGATCCGCGAGCACCCGGGTGTCGCCGATGTCGCCGTCATCGCCGTCCCTGCCGACGTGGAGGCGGGGGAGGACGAGGTTATGGCCGTCGTAGTCGCGGAGGACCCGTCCCTGGACGCCGCGGACCTCTGGGCGTGGTGTGACCGGCGGATCCCGGACTTCGCGGTGCCGCGGTACCTCCGGTTCGTCGACGCCCTTCCCCTCACCCCATCGGAGAAGGTCCGTAAGGTGGTGCTGCGGGATGCCGGCGTGACCGGGGACACCGTCGATCGTGGGGCCAGGCACGAGACGGCCGGGGGCGTCGGCGAGGCCGTGGCCGGTGGCTGA
- a CDS encoding SDR family NAD(P)-dependent oxidoreductase, translating to MLEGKVAIVTGASRGLGRAIVEALVAEGVRVVAASRDAAVLEELEVSSGGAVVAVPTDVSDREAVAALPGRAVDALGRLDALVSNAGVFPAGRFEDMPLGAWDQAVAVNLMAPVILAKAAAPILLSQGSGKVLTVASTSGLVGKPVLAAYSATKAAVIRFTEALAGEWADRGVQVNAIAPGAFDTDAQAAVTGDKEVLRRRLRKIPAGRMGRAEEIGPLACYLASPLSNFVTGATFTIDGGEVHKL from the coding sequence ATGCTTGAGGGGAAGGTGGCCATCGTCACCGGGGCCAGCCGCGGGCTGGGCCGAGCAATCGTGGAGGCGCTCGTCGCTGAAGGGGTCCGAGTGGTGGCGGCATCGCGGGACGCCGCGGTGCTGGAGGAGTTGGAGGTGTCCTCGGGTGGTGCCGTGGTCGCGGTCCCCACCGACGTCTCGGACCGTGAGGCCGTGGCCGCGTTGCCCGGGCGGGCGGTCGACGCCCTCGGCCGGCTCGACGCCCTGGTGAGCAACGCTGGCGTGTTCCCAGCCGGCAGGTTCGAGGACATGCCGCTGGGGGCGTGGGACCAGGCCGTCGCCGTGAACCTGATGGCGCCGGTCATCCTGGCCAAAGCCGCCGCGCCGATCCTGCTGAGCCAGGGCAGCGGGAAGGTGCTCACCGTGGCCTCAACGTCGGGGCTCGTGGGCAAGCCGGTCTTGGCGGCCTACTCGGCCACCAAGGCCGCCGTGATCCGGTTCACCGAGGCGCTGGCCGGTGAGTGGGCCGACCGGGGCGTCCAGGTCAACGCCATCGCACCGGGAGCCTTCGACACCGACGCCCAGGCGGCCGTGACCGGGGACAAGGAGGTCCTGCGGCGACGGCTGCGCAAGATCCCGGCCGGCCGGATGGGAAGGGCGGAGGAGATCGGCCCGCTGGCGTGCTACCTGGCGTCCCCGCTTAGTAACTTCGTGACCGGCGCGACCTTCACGATCGACGGTGGCGAGGTGCACAAGCTGTGA
- a CDS encoding enoyl-CoA hydratase/isomerase family protein — MADVETETRGEVAWIRLNRPDRMNAYDQAMAEALIEAVRTAADAGVIVITGTGRAFCAGGYLANLSDPDPAELRGMFYGSLRFLEEIRLSPRPVIAAVNGAAAGGGNELVVACDLAVAASSATFGQTGPKIGSAPVLGGTNLLAAQIGEKRAKEVSFLCRRYAAADALEWGWINDVVPDAELEAATTALAEELLTMSPRYLEVAKISSNVWWNQVRDNYVSGLGMLVQAIGSDDMIEGASAFMEKRPARWPGRQAPPT, encoded by the coding sequence ATGGCCGACGTGGAGACCGAGACCCGAGGCGAGGTCGCGTGGATCCGCCTCAACCGCCCCGACCGGATGAACGCCTACGACCAGGCGATGGCCGAGGCGCTGATCGAGGCGGTCCGCACCGCCGCCGATGCCGGGGTGATCGTCATCACCGGCACCGGCCGTGCCTTCTGCGCCGGTGGGTACCTGGCGAATCTCTCCGACCCGGATCCGGCGGAGCTGCGGGGCATGTTCTACGGCTCGCTGCGGTTCCTGGAGGAGATCCGGCTGTCTCCCCGTCCGGTCATCGCCGCGGTGAACGGCGCTGCTGCCGGAGGAGGCAACGAGTTGGTCGTCGCCTGTGACCTGGCCGTGGCCGCAAGCTCAGCCACGTTCGGGCAGACCGGTCCCAAGATCGGGTCGGCGCCCGTGCTCGGTGGCACCAACCTGCTGGCCGCCCAGATCGGGGAGAAGCGGGCCAAGGAGGTCTCCTTCCTCTGCCGCCGCTACGCCGCCGCCGACGCACTCGAGTGGGGCTGGATCAACGATGTCGTTCCCGACGCGGAGCTCGAGGCAGCCACCACCGCCCTGGCCGAGGAGCTGCTGACGATGAGCCCGCGGTACCTCGAGGTGGCCAAGATCTCCTCCAACGTGTGGTGGAACCAGGTGCGAGACAACTACGTCTCGGGCCTCGGGATGTTGGTCCAGGCGATCGGCTCGGACGACATGATCGAGGGGGCCAGCGCCTTCATGGAGAAGCGTCCCGCGCGGTGGCCGGGCAGACAGGCGCCGCCGACGTGA
- a CDS encoding Zn-ribbon domain-containing OB-fold protein: protein MILDAQPERPAPVATDLGRPFWEAAREHRLVRPVCDRCGEAHFPPLPACPHCQSPAWTWTSSVGTGTVHSWTRLHRAPEPGFPAPYVLADVDLDDGWSMLTNIVGAAEVTIGMGVRVAWLPVADGAVLPVFVPLGGGA, encoded by the coding sequence GTGATCCTGGACGCGCAGCCCGAACGGCCGGCCCCGGTGGCCACCGACCTCGGTCGGCCGTTCTGGGAGGCCGCCAGGGAGCACCGGCTGGTCCGACCGGTGTGTGACCGGTGCGGAGAGGCGCACTTCCCTCCGCTGCCCGCGTGTCCGCACTGTCAGTCGCCGGCGTGGACCTGGACCTCGTCGGTCGGGACGGGGACCGTGCACAGCTGGACACGCCTCCACCGCGCCCCCGAACCGGGCTTCCCCGCGCCGTACGTCCTGGCCGACGTGGACCTGGACGACGGTTGGAGCATGCTGACCAACATCGTCGGGGCGGCGGAGGTGACGATCGGCATGGGCGTCCGGGTGGCCTGGCTGCCGGTGGCCGACGGCGCGGTCCTGCCCGTCTTCGTGCCTCTGGGAGGCGGGGCATGA
- a CDS encoding amidohydrolase family protein — MIIDAHTHVWPDHVAARALGGSGLDDLPRFGDGTAGSLVEVMDAAGVDRSVVLAVANTAERVESANTFTGSLDPDRFIGFGSAHARSDPDELVASLRRHGLRGVKVHPLFQDYALDDPGLLRVLDALRGEFAAIVHVGSAGDPEKAARCTPTMIVEVARQLPGLDLIACHFGGYRVIEEAAEVVVGTPGLYLDTSWPPSLATLDPDLVAGLVRRHGPDRVIFASDWPMADPAAEIEAVRALGLEEDETDAILGGNLARILSLE, encoded by the coding sequence GTGATCATCGACGCCCACACCCACGTCTGGCCCGATCACGTGGCCGCCCGGGCGCTGGGCGGATCGGGGCTGGACGACCTGCCGCGGTTCGGGGACGGCACCGCCGGATCGCTGGTCGAGGTCATGGACGCCGCCGGGGTCGACCGGTCCGTGGTCCTGGCCGTGGCCAACACCGCCGAGCGGGTCGAGTCCGCCAACACGTTCACCGGCTCGCTGGACCCCGACCGATTCATCGGCTTCGGCTCGGCGCACGCCCGCTCGGACCCGGATGAGCTGGTGGCCAGCCTGCGGCGGCATGGCCTGCGGGGTGTGAAGGTCCATCCGCTGTTCCAGGACTACGCGCTGGACGACCCCGGACTCCTGCGGGTGCTGGACGCGCTGCGCGGCGAGTTCGCCGCCATCGTGCACGTCGGCTCGGCCGGCGACCCAGAGAAGGCCGCGAGGTGCACCCCGACCATGATCGTCGAGGTGGCCCGGCAGCTCCCCGGGCTGGACCTGATCGCCTGCCACTTCGGCGGCTACCGGGTGATCGAGGAGGCGGCGGAGGTCGTCGTCGGGACACCCGGCCTGTACCTGGACACCTCATGGCCGCCGTCGCTTGCCACCCTGGACCCGGACCTGGTGGCCGGCCTGGTCCGGCGGCACGGCCCGGACCGGGTGATCTTCGCCTCGGACTGGCCCATGGCCGACCCGGCGGCCGAGATCGAGGCCGTCCGCGCACTGGGGCTGGAAGAGGACGAAACCGACGCGATCCTGGGTGGCAACCTGGCCCGCATCCTGAGCCTGGAATAG